CTGGCAGCGGGCAGTGGGTCCCCCGCCTCCGCGGCGATCCCGCTCGTCCTCCTGCTCCTGGTGGCGGCGGGAGTGGGTGTGCTCGTCTGGATGGGCGTCCGCAACGCGCGCACCGCTCGGTACCGCCTGCACCGGTTCGCCCAGGCCAACGGCATGACGTACGAGCCCCGCGTGGACGATCCGCCGCTCCCCGGAATGATCTTCCACCTCGGCCGTTCGCGCCTGGCCACCGACCTCGTCCGCGGAACCCACCCGCGGTTCGTGGAGTTCGGCAACTACCAGTACACGGTGCAGTCCGGGAAGAACTCGACGACGTATCGCTGGGGCTACGTCGCCGTGAAGCTGGATGTGCCCCTGCCGAACATCGTGCTCGACGCGAAGGGCAACAACGGCTTCGGCTCCAACCTGCCGGCATCGTTCCAGCGGGCGCAGCGTCTGTCGCTCGAGGGCGACTTCGATCAGCACTTCACCCTGTACTGCCCCGACGGCTACGAGCAGGACGCGCTCTACCTCTTCACGCCCGACATCATGGCGCGCTTCATCGACAACGCCGCGCAGCTCGACGTCGAGATCGTCGACGACTGGCTGTTCCTCTACACGCCCCGCCGGGCCTCCACACTCGATCCGGCGACGTGGGCCTGGCTGTTCGGAACGGTGGGCGCGTTGCTGACCAAGCTCGACCAGTGGGCGCGGTGGCGCGACGACCGCCTGGCTGCCGCGGCGACGCCCGGGGGCCACGCGCTCCCGTTCGCTCCGCCGGCGGGGATGATCACCCCACCGCCGGGGGTCGCGCCGCAGGGTCGGCGCCTCAAGCGCACGGGCACGTGGGTGCCGATCCTCGTGGTGATCGGCTTCGCGGTCTTCTGGATGCTCAGCCGCTGGAACTGACGACGAGTCCGATGTGGGGGTGGGTGTCGTTCTGGGGAACCGACGCCCACCCCATCCCCCCTCGGGATCGAAAGGAATTCGACGTTCCCTCCGCATTGACGGTTCGACCGTCCCGCCCGTGGTCAGCTGGGACTGACGCTGCGTGGCGATACCCGGATGGTATACCGGCGGACGTTGCACCCGGTTGCGTTCATGCGCGGGAATGCACTTTCCCGCGCGGCGGTCAGCGGTGCATCGAGCTGTCAGCTTCGGCCCGAGTGGCCTCCCCCGCCAGGACCGCGTCCAGCGTCTGCCAGGCGTCCGCAGCGCGCATCGCCTCTCCGACCTGCCGTGCGCGGTCGCGGAACGTCGGCTCGACGAGCACCCGGTGCACGGCCGCGGCGACCTGTCCCGGCTTCGGCGCATTCGTCCGCAGGTTGACGCCGACGCCGGTCCACCCGACTCGGGCGGAGACCTCGACCTTGTCCTCCGTCTGACCCGCGACCACCAGCGGGACACCCTGGGCCAGGGCCTGCTGCACCCCGCCGAAGCCGCCGTTGGTGACGAACACGTCGATCTCCGGCAGCAGCCGGTCGTAGGGCAAGTACTCGGCGACCCGGACGTTCGCCGGCAGCTCCGCACGGAGCGCGTCGACAGGACGGCCGCCGGTGGATACCACCACGAGGGCGTCGGTCGCGGCGAGCCCGGCGATCGTGGGAAGCACGAGCTGACCGAAGTCCGCGTTGGCGATGGTGCCCTGACTGACGTGGATCACGGGCCGCCGACCGTCCAGGTCGGACCACCAGTCCGGCAGCGGTGCCGTCGACGGCGCGGCCGGAAGGGGCCCGGCGAAATGCACGGACGCCGGGAGGTCAGAGCGCGGGTACTCGAACGCGGAAACGGAGAACTGCACGTACGCGTCGGCGCGGCCCGCC
This genomic stretch from Microbacterium sp. Nx66 harbors:
- a CDS encoding glycosyltransferase, producing MSRYLLTCTPAHGHVLPLLQVARHLVAGGHEVLFLTSSRYEERVTAAGARFRPLPAEADVDLDDANGAFPEREGLTGAAALRFDMSTLFIRPGRAQHEAVRVELARNRIDAVLTEPLFVGAALLQRLPKAERPPVVVLGIFPLGARSVDTAPFGLGVTPMSGLFGRVRNAFLRLVAERVIFGGVQKEADAMAREAVGRDLGGFVLDWAGRADAYVQFSVSAFEYPRSDLPASVHFAGPLPAAPSTAPLPDWWSDLDGRRPVIHVSQGTIANADFGQLVLPTIAGLAATDALVVVSTGGRPVDALRAELPANVRVAEYLPYDRLLPEIDVFVTNGGFGGVQQALAQGVPLVVAGQTEDKVEVSARVGWTGVGVNLRTNAPKPGQVAAAVHRVLVEPTFRDRARQVGEAMRAADAWQTLDAVLAGEATRAEADSSMHR